The genome window AAACATATACTACAAAAatagatatatttttttaataaatacatTTCAAACAATGTAAGATCAATATCAACAACAAATACATCAGTAATTCACAAAAATTGTATAAAATATCTTAAACGATCTATATATTACATATATAAGGACCGTAAAACAATAATATAAGACtgaataaaaaaaacaaagtatgAAAACATTCATTCTAGTCTAAgatataaaataaacaaactgaATACTACCTAGATGATAGTAATCATGACATAAAAGATCCAACTTAAAGGTAAAAGATAGTTTCGACAAAAGGTTCACTACACTTTAAACATGTAGTTAACAGCCATTTGTTTTTTATTAGAAAACTTAAAAAAACTAACTTTACAATTAACAGTCAAACCATGAAATCCTCAAATGAAACAATAATCTCAGGCTATTCGTGATCAAAATCCATTAATAAGATTCTGTACAAAGTCTAATAAAAACTTTATGGATACCGACTCAATCCTTATGAATGCAATACCAAACAAACGTCAAAactgtaaaacaaaaaaaagataaaaaaaaacatagaTTCATAAACACTTTTTTTAGATTCTGAAAGATCAATATGATGATATGCAAACATTTAAAATAATAATCGGTATAAAGTTTTAataataactaaaataaaaaacATCAAAAAGGTTTCAAAATCAGCAGATCCTTGTCTAAGATTCAAGACATAGAACAAACATTCATCTCCTGTAAAACAACAGTATACCTAAACATTCATCagatttatacatgaacattaaTCGGCAAACAAACCCTAAAATACAACTTCATGAAAATATATAAAACACACTCTGTAGATAATGCTTTGAGTTTACAGTACAATCAAAAGTAAAACATCAAAACAAACACATTATGTAGCAAATAACGATTCGTAGACTAAGATATAAGATCTCGAAACACCAAACAGAGAAAGACTCAGACTTGTTAACAAACTTGAtgaaaaaacaaaatcaaaataaaGTAAATATGAAATATTGAGAATTACCGATGAAGAGTGGTATGAAGATcctatgaagaagatgaagatcaaTAGGGTTTATTGGTTTGTGTGAAGGTTAATGGTGTAGAAACATACATCTTTGAAAGGAACGAATAGGTTGATTAGTGACAACACAATCTCATATACGGTTGagtgtatatatttttataaataaatggaAAATGTAAAAGTTGATTGTTTAGATAGTATAGGTGATATGATGGATTTATCTTACCAATGTATATCATTTCTTTGGAAAGATGATAACaatattttatttacaaaaaaaaatatgcaTTTCTTAAGTATTTTAGTAAATATCTAATTTTAGCATGATTACAATATacgaaaattttaaaaagttgTCATATATAATTTTAATGCTAATGCAAGAGTTTTGAAAGATTTGTGTAGATTATCTTGATTTATGATTAATAAGTGTTTACAAATTTAGAATATCCTATTTCTTAATActatatatttatatttgttgTATTTTTGGTATGTTATCAATTTAAATAATgaatcacagattcacagataATATTATATAAACAACCTTATATTCATTTGAAATACTTATTTACAAACCAATGTTAAAATGTTATAAAACGTGTATTGTAAATCCTACAAAAATATCGTTATTTAAATAAAGTGTGAACGAAAGAATTTATGTTAATTTCATAAAAGTATAGAACAGTTCAAATATATGGAACAACTACTATCATATAAATCGAATGCAGACGtagataaaaaatatttaaatgaTAACATCAAATAACACTACATTTTAACATCTCATTGAAATGTTTAAAAAGTATACATATAAATAAGTAAAACAATGCAATGTAACGTAAAATAATAAAGTGGTCATTTTAAAATACAATCACATGGAATAGATGACCGAATATTAGAACCAATAAGATGTGATTCCGGAATTGTAGGCGAAAAAATGATGTTACTCAAATCCGTTGATCTCAAAATGTTTCCTGCAAAGTATATTATAGAGTTTTAAACAAATAATTGTGACAACTTAAAAGTTAAgatacaaaataaaacaaaataaaaaacttaCTGGTGTTGCAATAAACCAACTTGACCCGAGCAACGTAAATTATACACTTTTTTTCTATATTCATTCGAGTTGTAACGTATCCCAATCCTCTCATGTCATACAATTCCATTTCAATAACATGTCCTCTGTTATATTTTAATTTGATGTTAAATAGGTAGTTTTATATAATGTGTACTCATCAAAAGAGTTGACTTACGTGAAATCTTGTAGGAATAACCTAAACATATGTTTCTTTTTGTCTCTTTCGCCACATATTATTCTTCCAACAACATCTACAAAAGgtacaaataataaaacaaaaatttcAAATAAGTGTTTAAACAAAAAATCTTAATAACTAATATGTAATTCATTTAATTAAAGTTTAAAGAATAACATGTTAGACCCAAGGTTAAAAGAAATTTAACTTACCAACAATATACTTTTCATGTCTTCTGTCATGAGCTAATGTTTTAATGCATGGTGTTAACGGGTAGAAAACAAAACCTTTAGGAGGATGAACTAAAAATGGTGTTAGTTTTGAGAATTCATTAAATACGATTTTTTTGTTTGTTGAGACAATGATGTAGCCTTCATATCTTGGATATTCATGATACATGAGATTTTCGGTTTTGAATTGGGACAGAGAATATAGTCCACCAACCATCTTACTAAATGAGTATAAGTTAGAAAACTTTATAGGCACAATTGCTGCAATCTTCTGCCTCTAAACAATGTCATGTAAAAGGAATTTCaataaattatattaaaaattaaGTTATAAGTCGAAAGTTTAGTAAACATGTTATGAGGTTACCTGTTGGTCGAGAAGCACAACAATCAATCTGTCTAAGTCTTTGTCGTGCCATACAAATTCAAAGCTAACAAAGATAATAGAATACCAAACACCATCTTCTTTCAAGTCAGAAAACAAATCAACGGATTCCACTTCGGGCGTTTCCTTCATTTAGAAAATAAATACTTTAAAAAAACTATACAATAACATATAGAAGCATTAATTGTTGGAAAATGTTATAAACGCAACCAATGACATACATACGAAAATGCAAAATGAACATCTCTTATTAAGATAATTTCAACCAGTCAAAAGGATAAAAAAAGTAAAACATTGTCACACGGGAACCATTAATAGATTTTACGAAAAAACAAACACTCCACGAAAAAATAAAAACCACTGAGATGTTGAAAACATTCTTAGTTGCCACAAACTACTTCTCAACCTTGGGAATCAGTAATCCAGCCGTGACACATTCATCAATGACAACCTCCGTGCCAGCTTTACGTGGTTTTGTAGACGACTGAGAAGacatcacatcatcatcatatatgCTGTCCAAATTCCGCTTCAGGTCGTTCTCCAGGACACGAATTGAGGTACCGTTGACATCTTCATCGGGTGTTTTAAACATGTCTTTATTAAAATTCGAAACAGGTGTATCATCGGCTTTGCTACGGGAGACAGAATCCTTAAAACATGGAAAACAAATAAcgattcaaataaaaaaaataattaaaataaattaataagaACAACATAATATAAATTACACACATTAACGGGGACCTCGACTGCTGCATGGATGTCAGAGCTAACAGCATTCACACGCTCCTCGTCAACCGGCTGAAtatatgtaatataataaaaattaGATAATTGGTTAGagttaaataaaatataagaatacAGCAGTGCATAGGTTTTCAAAGTACCTGAATGACATCGAAAATTTTATCTAGTTCACCAATAACAGTTTGATTGTCTGTTAATTTTGAAATAGAGTAACCATCCGATTTCTTTGTTATGTTAAATGAACCAATGGATATCTTGAATGCAAACTTCCTGTTAAGTAGAGCATTGAGTTCTTGCGGAAAATTCCCTTCGTTAGCTAACTGGCGAGTgatatccaaaaaaaaaaaaaaaaaaaagattaggaaatttttgaaaaaatgcgATGAAATGAAAAGTTACTAAAATTAATCGACATATTTAAAACAGAACAACAAAATATAACGTACATCAAGGTTCTTATCCAACAGCTGAGTCGCGTTAACCTTCAACACCCTAACCACCTCACGCTCAAATAGGGTGAGCGTCACAATCCCTGTGCAATCCTGAACCCGTATCGGAACCCTGATCCTGAAACACGTTAATTCTATGTTAGACAACATTCAGGCAACTCGTAAACATGTAAAATATCAATTGCTATGTAAAGTAATATTACCTCGGAACGGAGTAAACAGTCTTACTGTTACAGCCATCGTCCTTACACTCTAGAACCACAATATCTTCAAAACCATCGGAACCATCTTGCTTTTCTTTTGAAATTGTTTTTGTGGTGACCGCTCGATTACAATTTCTGCAAGCATTATAAAACCAAGAATCCTCggaagcaaaactctttatagtTCCGACAATAATTACAAACTTTTTCTGTAAAAAAAGATATTACAAATTAGGTGTTAATGATATGtcaaataaataaacatggtaAAAGTTAGATCTCTTGTACCTCCGAGATTTGATTTAAAGATCCAATAGTACTGAACTCAAAATCTGAAAGATACTCTTCAGTAGGATCCTTTATTCTGGATGCACTCAACCCAGAAAAAGTGGAAGACGTTTCAGGGGTAATGTTTGAAAGGAACCTATCAAAAGTATTAATTCAACGTTATTTGTGAAGCCAGTATCAAAGTCGGGAAATGGTGATGTTAAAACGTACCTCCTCTTAAaagttaaaatgtcatcaatTTCAGCGTTGATCAACACGCGAGTGACAGTGTAGAGATTTGAAACATAAAGAAACCCTAATGGTGTACACAAAGTTATAAAATTAATTTAGAGGGACATTTGTTAACAAAAGATTATGTAAGTTAATAAATATTTATATGACAAATTAGGAGATTACCTCCCCAAAACCTGTATTTTCCGAATTGAACAATTACAACAACATTTTTTTCATCTTGGTTGTCCCTTTCAAAATCCAAAATCTGTTCAGCATAAGCATCGCAAAGAGTAACATATATTTGCTTCCCTCTATGAAAAAAAATAACATAAGTTAAAAAATAGAATATGAGTAATTGAGTTATATATAGTTAGTAAACAAAAAAATGATTAACAAACTCTAAATCCTGAAGCATGAATGTTAGCTTCTTTTCTTGTTTCCCGTCTTTGGTATCCTCCTTTAGATCGTAAGGAAAACTCTTAACGACAAAACCAATTACGTCTACAAATAAAACAGTATTATcataaaattatttttaacatcaTATAAATAACATATCGGTAATATATATTAAAGTCAAAAAAGTAAGAATACCAATTGGACTTTTAAAGGACTTATTGTCGTCAGTCGGGTCTTGAACAATAGAACTAAAGGGAGAGAAGTCAAATCCCCACTCAGTACCAACAGGTTCATCACAAACCGAAACTATTGCGTTGGTGTTCAGATTAATTTTCGTCGAAATATGGACATACTTCACTTTCTGTCGATTCTCGCCTAATGAAGGATTACGGATGAACAAACACTGCTTCTCCTTCAACAAATGTTCGTACTCTCTGGCAGTCTTGGCTAAGACAAAGGCTTGAATTTTCGTCCCCTAATATGTACAATAAGTACAGCAAATAAATCCAAAAAACAATGAAAAAATATGTATACGAAGTATCATTATAAACATCTTTATGTGCACTTACCTCTTCGTCCATTAAAATCATATCATAGCAATAAACCTTTCGAGAATCATTGAAGGCTGCTCGACTCCATAGTCTGACAATGCGAACTTTGATGGTATAGTCATCCTGGTTGAGATTCAAATTTTTGAGCAACGTGATGGCTGGTTGTTCCATTCTACATAGCATGCAAAAAATGAAAGAATTGAAAACCGTATTGTCAtacatttaaaatttaaaatacttAATAGAAACCAACATGAAAACCGTATTGAATGTCAAAGAAAAGCCATACATTGGTGTTGGATTGAATGCTGATGTTCCTTAGACTGAAGAAATGAATTTGTGAATGAAAATGTATTTCGAAGTTCTTATTTATGAtaagatattatttttggtaAATTGTTTTTCCTTAAATATATAAAGCAATAAGAAATTTGAAAAATCATTAAGTTAGTTGAATTGCAATGTATATTATTCaatcaatatattattttaaatatcATTCAATCATTACCATATTTAATTTTTCAATTCAAATTTCggaaaaaagtaaagaaaatattgATTCATAACGGAAATTGacattaaagttaaaaaaaaattcacaatCATTACCATATATATAATGTTATCATATTTCATTTTCAAGTTTCATATACGAAAATTggtaaaaaaacaaaattaattatTACCTTTAAATCACAATGCAGTCTACTTTGTAAACATAATATAAATCTGAAAAAAATGTGATTACACTTACCTGATCGAGCAGTCCAATATAGGTTCTACACTCCCACTTCAGTAACTTTAAATGAAATGTaactattaaaaaaataaaacaaaaaaaaaattaaataaatcaaTTCAAGTGCTAATTACCAACTCGCCAACacataaaacaataaaaataagtGCAAACATTAAATATCAGTTCACAGAGTAAACATATATTTGTTTCTGCCTCGTTCGCAACATTAATACTCAAACTCCTATATATCATAACATCaatagaatatatattttaacacATACATGAAATGCTTTTTTAGTAAAGTCTACCAATGAACAGAGCCTAAATACTTTAACTCTCTATTTATAAATCTGGAGATTTCGACCCATTTAAAGGTATTTTATATAGAATTGGCAGTTTAAGGCAAACAGTAATATAGCAGTTGTAAATGTGCTGTTAATGGTTGCTTTATAAAAATCGGACCGtaaagaaataataaaattgtTGTAGTAATATTATAGGGTTTTATACTTTTAGCAAACCAAACTAATTATGTTACTCGTGTGGATGCTGGATGTACGTTCAAAACCCATGGGGAATAATTgctatttatttaaaaataatcagGAATCTTGGTCTTAGTGTTAATCTTAGTCTTAATATGTTAATCTTAATattgttaattgttaattgttaataTTAGAATATATCTAGTTAATTGTATCCTTAATAGTAGTTTCTAGCTAAATTTTGATCCATCATACTTGTAATGGaaataaaaagtacaaaaaaacATAGAGTAAAGTTTTAAACACATGTCATATAGTTGTCAAAATAACAGTTGAGATATTAAATTAAAGTAATATAAAAACTTGAAATTCAAAACCAACACCAATGTTAAAACGAAAAACAATTCAAAGGCAAAAAACATGCCGTATTTGTCTTATAACTAATTGGTACGCCTAACGTAAGGTACAACCCTCTCAACAGTCAAAACCTGATCATTTTCATTAACGGAAAAGTGAACCTGGTCGCGGACCTTAATCATACCGGCTTTCATGAACTTCTTCCAAGAGGTCAACGCATATCGAAAAGCAACCTTCCCTTTTCTTTCACGTCTTTCACGTCTGGTACCGTTGGTAATCTGCAATGgcggatccagatgcgaaaatcTAACGGTCAAATCTTTTAAACCTTCGTGAAGTCTAGCCATGCGTGAAACAGGATCAGGAATCCTCTGTATTGTTGTAAAAAACAAAAGATAAATGGTTATTAAGTAAAAAATGGATAACATTTGGTTTTTAGCAGTATGTAAAATTAGTTTAAAACTTACAAAATGATCTTCACCAGCCATACGAACAAACTTTTTTACACCGCCATttatttcttcatcatcatcatcttcagcaTCAAGAGGTGCAACCTCAGCCTGAAAATTAAATGCATAACATCAATTAAATTATATTGTAAAAAGTGTATAATTATGGTCAAATATGACACTTACCTCATCGACATCTACATCTGAATATTTCATTTCAACCccgtttttcccaaaaacttttaaatggaaaaaattcccaaaagattttgtaaaaaaacataaaacaaccATCATTCAACCGTAACTGACTAACAATTACGTCAATACCAGCAGAAAAACCTACTTTTCCGTCAAATGTTTTAATTAGAACGTTAAACGTGATGTTGTCTGTAATAACAGTAGCTATTACATCATTTGACGAATAATCATAGTGTTTTGGCAGGATACATTCTGGAATGACCTGTGGGGATGATATAACCAAATCAGCAAACAGTAAATTTAATATAATTAAATTACTACATACTACAATTATAAAAATATAGCTATAAGTTATCTTACATAAAATTGAGATGATGGAGGGAGCAGAAACGTCCAAAAAGTCCCATGACTAACCCCATCAAAGAAAGAAGTTAACTTAAACGTAGCGTAATCTATAGGATTAAATAGAACCAAACACCCAATGGTTAGTCGTAAATGGTCTACAACTTTGGACCAACCTTGAAAAAAGAATATCTTTCCCTTAGAGGCGCTTATTCCAACATTAAATTTTCGGCCATCTTCTGTGATTATATCAACATTCGTAGGACATTTATATTCACCCCATAGTGTGAACGCAGCGTCATCTGGAATAcactgaaacaaaaaaaaaatgatttataaTTATACtgaaaaaatcttaacaataAAACATTAAGAAACTGTACTTAATATATAcagataaagaaaaaaaaagaaaataaagttaTGTAATAATTTGTCATTTACCATAATAAATTCGTCTGCTTTATTCATGTGCCTACAAAAACTGGGTAGTCTGAAACTGATTTATAGATTACGATGTTAATCAAGTGTAACATGTAAAGGTTATCATGAGAAATAAAAAATGCAAACAAAAGAGAGATTATACAAATGTAATACCTTGATGAACTTTCAGCCATAGATTAAACCTACAATAAGAGGTTACATAAACTTAGCACGTCagatgatttttttttgaaaaattaaacaTTTATGATACATCATAATATTTATGATTTATGATACATCATAATAAAAAACATGGTTACATTTATAAATGTCTAAGTGCATATATACATGCTTTTCCTTATAAATGTGTAATTGCATATATACAGTATACAAAACAGTAATTAATTAAGAACAAATATATACTGCTACATGATGTAATCAGTATGGTCCATGTTCCGTTACAGTTTCAAACATTCATAAGGCAAGATGTCTGTATTAGACTCCAATTTTTTAATGAATAATAAGTATACAGGCCTACATGATTCAATAAATATGTTGATCGTTGACATACAGTTTCAATAAATCATTAGGCAATATGAGCAATGTTTAGAAGTAAGTTTTTTTGTATAAATGTATTATTTCTACTATACAAATATGTTCATCGTTGGGATCGGTGTAATATAACTCATTGAATATATAGGTGGACGATTAAAAAAGATTCAGTTAAACtattatacaaaaaaaaatataaatccCTAACAATTTAGAGTCAAAAATTTGCAGATCTTAATTCAACATTAAGTAAACCTATAAAATTAAGAACAGAGGAATAACATATTAACAAATAAGTCCTAAGAATTTATACAACTTATTAATTTGATAAATATCAAAAGCGACACAAAAATCAGAGATATTCAAATCAGTATATAAGCCAATAAAACTGTAATAATCTGTAGATCTGATTTCAACATAAAAAAGCCTAAAATCAAATATTGAGAGCAAATCAATCCATAATCTGCAGATCTGATTTCAACATAAAGAAAACCTAAAATCAAATATTGAGGGCaaatcaatccataatcaataaCGT of Helianthus annuus cultivar XRQ/B chromosome 1, HanXRQr2.0-SUNRISE, whole genome shotgun sequence contains these proteins:
- the LOC110919097 gene encoding uncharacterized protein LOC110919097, which codes for MEQPAITLLKNLNLNQDDYTIKVRIVRLWSRAAFNDSRKVYCYDMILMDEEGTKIQAFVLAKTAREYEHLLKEKQCLFIRNPSLGENRQKVKYVHISTKINLNTNAIVSVCDEPVGTEWGFDFSPFSSIVQDPTDDNKSFKSPIDVIGFVVKSFPYDLKEDTKDGKQEKKLTFMLQDLEGKQIYVTLCDAYAEQILDFERDNQDEKNVVVIVQFGKYRVSLCFKSLHCHSRVDQR